One stretch of Oncorhynchus clarkii lewisi isolate Uvic-CL-2024 chromosome 1, UVic_Ocla_1.0, whole genome shotgun sequence DNA includes these proteins:
- the LOC139417540 gene encoding gremlin-2-like produces the protein MFWRITLPVLLAGVLCVATDTRKPRPQGSIPSLFKTKGNLSERQRLLPRKPEVLSSSREALVVTERRYLRRDWCKTQPLRQTVIEEGCRSRTVVNRFCYGQCNSFYIPRHMSPSSNRGLGSGQKNHNKAQEPFQSCSFCRPHRITQLTVQLDCPGLQPAFRHRKVQRVKQCRCMSVDVSGNGKL, from the coding sequence ATGTTTTGGAGAATCACTCTCCCGGTCCTACTGGCTGGGGTGCTCTGCGTTGCCACAGACACCAGGAAGCCCCGCCCCCAGGGCTCCATCCCCTCACTTTTCAAGACCAAAGGCAACCTGTCGGAGCGTCAGCGCCTGTTGCCGCGGAAACCCGAAGTCCTTTCGTCAAGTCGGGAGGCCCTGGTGGTCACGGAGCGCCGGTACCTCCGACGTGACTGGTGCAAGACACAACCCCTCCGCCAGACAGTGATTGAGGAGGGCTGTCGGAGTCGTACGGTGGTCAACCGCTTCTGCTATGGCCAGTGTAACTCCTTCTACATCCCCCGCCACATGAGCCCTAGCTCAAATCGAGGACTGGGGTCCGGCCAGAAGAACCACAACAAGGCCCAAGAGCCCTTCCAGTCCTGTTCCTTCTGCAGGCCGCACCGCATCACCCAGCTCACTGTGCAGCTGGACTGTCCAGGGCTGCAACCAGCCTTCCGCCATCGCAAGGTGCAGCGTGTCAAACAGTGTCGCTGTATGTCGGTGGATGTGAGTGGTAACGGAAAACTGTGA
- the LOC139412227 gene encoding regulator of G-protein signaling 7 isoform X8: MAAHGYFFPISDHVLTLKDDGTFYRFQTPYFWPSNCWEPENTDYAVYLCKRTMQNKARLELADYEAESLARLQRAFARKWEFIFMQAEAQAKVDKKRDKIERKILDSQERAFWDVHRPVPGCVNTTEVDIKKSSRMKNPQKTRKSVYGPQNDVRTHSPTHTPAPEAKPATEEQLQDQINYWGGQLDRHRLKMSKVAESLLAYTEQYVEYDPFITSTDPSNPWISDDTAVWELEASKEPGQQRVKRWAFGINEVLKDQVGREQFLKFLESEFSSENLRFWLAVQEVKKRPIREVPTRVQEIWQEFLASGAPSAINVDSKSYDKTTQNVKDPGRYAFEDAQDHIFKLMKSDSYSRFIRSSAYQELLQAKKKYGGIQDRRTSFEKFTRNVKSKNLF; this comes from the exons ATGGCTGCCCACGGCTACTTCTTCCCCATATCAGACCATGTACTCACACTGAAAGACGATGGCACTTTCTACAGGTTTCAG ACCCCCTACTTCTGGCCGTCAAACTGCTGGGAACCAGAGAATACAGACTATG CCGTTTACCTCTGCAAAAGAACAATGCAAAACAAAGCTCGTCTGGAGCTGGCAGACTACGAGGCG GAGAGCTTAGCGAGGCTACAGAGAGCATTTGCCAGAAAATGGGAGTTCATATTTATGCAAGCAGAAGCACAAGCAAA AGTTGACAAGAAAAGAGATAAGATTGAGAGGAAAATTCTCGATAGTCAAGAAAGAGCGTTTTGGGATGTGCACAGACCAGTG CCCGGATGTGTAAACACAACAGAAGTCGACATAAAGAAGTCCTCCAGAATGAAAAATCCCCAAAAGACAAGAAAG tcagtaTATGGGCCTCAGAATGATGTGCGAACCCACAGCCCCACCCACACCCCTGCCCCAGAGGCCAAGCCAGCCACAGAGGAGCAGCTACAGGACCAG ATCAATTATTGGGGAGGGCAATTAGACAGACATCGACTGAAAATGTCCAAAGTGGCTGAGAG TTTGTTGGCCTATACAGAGCAGTATGTGGAATATGACCCCTTCATCACGTCGACCGACCCCTCCAACCCCTGGATCTCAGATGACACCGCAGTATGGGAGCTGGAGGCTAG TAAGGAGCCAGGTCAGCAGAGGGTGAAGAGGTGGGCGTTCGGCATCAACGAGGTTCTCAAGGATCAGGTGGGGAGGGAGCAGTTCCTCAAGTTCCTGGAGTCTGAGTTCAGCTCAGAGAACCTGAG GTTCTGGCTAGCGGTCCAGGAGGTAAAGAAGAGGCCCATCCGGGAGGTCCCGACCCGGGTTCAGGAGATCTGGCAGGAGTTCCTGGCCTCTGGAGCTCCCAGTGCCATCAATGTTGACTCAAAGAGCTATGACAAGACCACCCAGAACGTCAAGGACCCTGGACGCTATGCCTTTGAGGACGCACAG GATCACATCTTCAAGCTGATGAAGAGTGACTCCTACAGCCGCTTCATCCGTTCCAGTGCCTATCAGGAGCTGCTACAGGCCAAGAAAAAG tATGGAGGCATTCAGGACCGCAGAACTTCATTTGAGAAATTCACTCGAAATGTG AAAAGTAAGAACTTGTTTTGA